The window TTTAAAATAATGCCGGGAGAAAAGATAGCAATTCTGGGGGAAAACGGAGCTGGAAAAACCACATTGCTTTTACATCTTAATGGAGTTTATCTTCCCAAGAAGGGAAGGGTAAAGATTTTTGGAGAAGAGGTAAAAAAAGGGAATGAGTATAAAATAAGGCAAAAAGTGGGCCTTGTCTTTCAAAACCCGGATGATCAGGTTTTTTCTGCGACGGTATACGAAGATATTGCTTTTGGACCGGTAAATTTCGGCTTAAGTAAGGGAGAAGTAGAAAAAAGAGTGGAAAAAGCCATGAAGGCTTTAAAAATAGAGGAATTAAAGGAAAGAATTCCTCAACACTTAAGTTACGGTCAGAAAAAAAAGGTAGCAATAGCCGGCGTAATAGCCGTAGACCCTGAAATACTTATCTTAGATGAACCTATGGCCTTCCTTGACCCCTCTTCCCGGCGCCAGATTATAAATATTTTAAAGTATTTGGAAGGGGAAGGTCGAACATTAATTATTGCAACTCACGACGTAAATTTTGCTGCGGATTGGGCACAAAAGGTGATAATATTAAAAAGGGGAAGGGTTCTTGCAGAAGGCCCTCCTGAAATATTAACCCGGGATGAAGTGATAAGAGAGGCCGATCTGGAACAACCGCTGGTTTACAGATTTTCAAAGGAAATTTTAGGGGAAGGCTATTTTTTACCTTATAAGACCAAGGACTTCATTAACTTAATAAAGTCATTGATAAACAGGCCATGAAGGTCAAAAATCTCCTTGAAAGGGATGCTTCATGGCCTGTTTTAATTATATAAAATATCTTGACGGGAGGAAGTTATATGCATATACCCGATGGTTTTCTGGATCCCAAAACCCTTATAGTTACCGCTGCAGCCAGCGCCTATGCTTTAAAAAAAGATGCTGACAGTGCAAAAAAAATAATGGAAGAAAAAGATATTCCTTTTCTTGGAGTCCTTTCAGCTTTTGTTTTCGCAGCTCAAATGGTGAATTTTCCAGTAATGGCAGGTACTTCGGGTCACTTTCTGGGAGCGGCTATGCTTACTTATGCGGTGGGGCCCCAGCTGGCAGGACTTGCAATGGCCTCGGTACTTATACTTCAATGCTTACTTTTTCAGGATGGAGGGCTACTGGCACTCGGGGCAAATATATTCAACATGGCAGTAGTGGCTCCGGTTACGGCCTTTTTTATGTTAAAATTTTCTAAAAAGTGGTTTTCTGGCAAAAACTTCGCAGGTATATTTTTAGCCGGGTGGGCTTCGGTGGTAGCCGCTTCAATATTTTGCAGTGGAGAGCTTTTTCTTTCAGGATTGGCGGGACTGAAGGAGGTAATGATTCCGATGGTCGTTATACACTCTCTGATAGGAATCGGGGAAGGATTGATAACCGTAGCGGTATGTTCCTTTGTGGACAGGGTGAGGAATATAAAGGCGGATGGCATCGATAATTCGGAAAAGGGGATGACGGCATGAAAATGATAAAAAAAGTTTGGGTATACATACTTTTAGCAGCATTAATAATCGCCGCCCTGCTTTCTCCCTTTGCTTCATCCCTTCCCGATGGTCTGGAAAGGGTGAGCCAGAAGTTAA is drawn from Thermovenabulum gondwanense and contains these coding sequences:
- a CDS encoding energy-coupling factor ABC transporter permease, with protein sequence MHIPDGFLDPKTLIVTAAASAYALKKDADSAKKIMEEKDIPFLGVLSAFVFAAQMVNFPVMAGTSGHFLGAAMLTYAVGPQLAGLAMASVLILQCLLFQDGGLLALGANIFNMAVVAPVTAFFMLKFSKKWFSGKNFAGIFLAGWASVVAASIFCSGELFLSGLAGLKEVMIPMVVIHSLIGIGEGLITVAVCSFVDRVRNIKADGIDNSEKGMTA
- a CDS encoding ATP-binding cassette domain-containing protein, with protein sequence MNYAVEVENLFFQYRDGSEALKGISFKIMPGEKIAILGENGAGKTTLLLHLNGVYLPKKGRVKIFGEEVKKGNEYKIRQKVGLVFQNPDDQVFSATVYEDIAFGPVNFGLSKGEVEKRVEKAMKALKIEELKERIPQHLSYGQKKKVAIAGVIAVDPEILILDEPMAFLDPSSRRQIINILKYLEGEGRTLIIATHDVNFAADWAQKVIILKRGRVLAEGPPEILTRDEVIREADLEQPLVYRFSKEILGEGYFLPYKTKDFINLIKSLINRP